Proteins from a genomic interval of Chroococcidiopsis thermalis PCC 7203:
- a CDS encoding malic enzyme-like NAD(P)-binding protein — translation MIDSTPNPSFSLTLRLQIPNRVGMLASVTQAIASCGGTLGQIDLVERTRSQAIRDLSVDAYSTAQAEAIVQAVRALPEIEVINVYDRTFNLHRGGKISVNSRIPLKSQDDLAMAYTPGVGRVCLAIARDPEQVYSLTIKQNTVAIVTDGSAVLELGNLGAAGALPVMEGKATIFKEFAGINAFPICLATQDTQAIIATVKKIAPVFGGIDLEDIAAPHCFEIERRLRQELDIPVFHGNQQGTAIATLAALTNALKLVNKSITEVRIVINGAGAAGVAIARLLKKAGAAHILMCDSKGILSTQRQDLPAQKQEFAVSQMGTLAGALVGTDIFIGVSAPGILTRDMVRSMAKNPIVMAMANPIPEIQPELVNNDVAVIATGRSDYSNQIDSILAFPGVFRGALDCRATTITTMMCLEAAQAIASLVAPTELNREHIIPSIFDARVVPTVAAAVQRAARQEGIARC, via the coding sequence ATGATTGACTCGACTCCAAATCCTAGTTTTAGTTTGACGCTGCGCTTGCAGATTCCCAATCGCGTTGGGATGTTGGCTAGCGTGACTCAAGCGATCGCCTCTTGTGGTGGAACTCTCGGTCAAATCGATCTGGTGGAACGCACGCGATCGCAGGCAATTCGCGATCTGAGTGTAGATGCTTATAGCACGGCACAGGCTGAGGCGATCGTGCAGGCAGTACGGGCATTACCAGAAATTGAAGTGATTAATGTCTACGATCGCACTTTTAATTTGCATCGGGGTGGCAAAATCTCCGTCAACAGCAGAATTCCGCTTAAAAGTCAAGATGATTTGGCAATGGCATACACGCCAGGAGTGGGGCGAGTTTGCTTGGCGATCGCCCGCGATCCAGAACAGGTGTACAGTCTGACAATCAAACAAAACACCGTGGCGATCGTCACTGATGGGAGTGCAGTTTTAGAATTGGGAAATCTGGGGGCGGCGGGGGCATTACCTGTCATGGAAGGCAAAGCCACGATCTTTAAAGAATTTGCTGGGATTAATGCTTTTCCAATTTGTTTGGCGACTCAGGATACACAAGCAATTATCGCTACTGTGAAAAAAATTGCTCCCGTATTTGGTGGCATAGACTTGGAAGATATTGCTGCCCCGCATTGCTTTGAGATCGAACGACGGCTGCGGCAAGAATTAGATATTCCCGTGTTTCACGGCAACCAGCAGGGGACAGCGATCGCGACGCTGGCGGCGCTGACTAATGCTTTGAAGTTAGTTAATAAGTCAATAACGGAAGTGAGAATCGTTATTAACGGTGCGGGGGCGGCGGGAGTTGCGATCGCGCGGCTGTTGAAAAAAGCTGGTGCTGCCCATATTTTAATGTGCGACTCTAAAGGTATTCTCTCCACGCAGCGTCAAGATTTACCTGCCCAAAAGCAAGAATTTGCCGTCAGTCAAATGGGAACTTTGGCAGGTGCTTTAGTCGGTACTGACATATTTATTGGTGTTAGCGCCCCAGGTATATTAACGCGAGATATGGTGCGATCGATGGCAAAAAATCCAATTGTGATGGCGATGGCAAATCCAATCCCTGAAATACAGCCAGAACTAGTAAATAATGATGTTGCAGTCATAGCAACGGGGCGCAGCGACTACTCAAATCAAATCGATAGTATTCTGGCATTTCCTGGGGTATTTCGCGGCGCTTTAGACTGTCGTGCCACGACAATAACTACCATGATGTGTTTAGAAGCAGCACAGGCGATCGCTTCTTTAGTAGCACCCACAGAACTCAACCGCGAACATATTATTCCCTCTATATTTGACGCTAGAGTTGTTCCTACTGTAGCTGCGGCTGTGCAACGCGCTGCCCGTCAGGAGGGAATTGCACGTTGTTAA
- the lepB gene encoding signal peptidase I: MPKRNLQQPKPENLWIEGLKTVGLSLFLAFGIRAGVAQSFFIPSGSMEPTLEVDDRLMVDKLSYRFQAPQRGDIVVFQPPPAAISACGLPSNSQDSFIKRIVGLPGERVAVKAGQVYINDRPLAENYIASKPDYEQSVRVIPPNFYLVLGDNRNNSCDGHEWGFVKRDRIIGKAIVRFYPFDRIGLFSRNRS; encoded by the coding sequence ATGCCTAAACGGAATCTCCAACAGCCAAAGCCAGAGAATTTGTGGATAGAGGGACTGAAAACTGTAGGTCTGAGCTTGTTTTTAGCATTTGGAATTCGTGCTGGTGTCGCCCAGTCTTTTTTTATTCCTTCTGGTTCAATGGAACCGACCCTAGAAGTTGACGATCGCTTGATGGTAGACAAACTCAGCTACCGCTTTCAAGCACCCCAAAGAGGCGACATTGTAGTATTTCAACCACCTCCCGCTGCAATCTCTGCGTGTGGATTGCCATCTAACTCGCAAGATTCGTTTATTAAGCGAATCGTGGGACTCCCGGGGGAACGAGTCGCAGTAAAAGCGGGACAAGTGTATATCAACGATCGCCCTCTAGCAGAAAACTATATTGCCAGCAAACCAGATTACGAGCAATCGGTTCGAGTTATCCCACCGAATTTTTACTTGGTACTGGGAGATAATCGTAACAATAGTTGTGACGGACACGAATGGGGCTTTGTAAAACGCGATCGCATTATCGGTAAGGCGATCGTCCGTTTCTATCCCTTCGATCGCATTGGTCTTTTTAGTCGCAATCGCTCTTGA
- a CDS encoding AMP-dependent synthetase/ligase, producing MSHNRPSNYYFNLTERERSNLKRTVDYSSVQSLPEIWAIAVKKFGDTVALHDPHLKPETTFTYNQLYQHIQIFAAGLQALGVAAGDRVGLIADNSPRWMIADQGILTAGGVDVVRSSQAEKQELLYILEHSGSTTLVIEDRKTLSKVREGLDKLPIQLVVLLSDEILDESDSLKIMNFSQLMAVGENQPLQPVAQNRDTLATLMYTSGTTGKPKGVMLSHGNLLHQVTSFGAVVQPEIGDRILSILPVWHCYERSVEYFLLSQGCTQIYTNIRHVKADLKAFKPRLMVGVPRLWESIYEGVQKQFRDQPVKKQRLIYSLLNISQRYIKARRIVRGLALDNLYPSPLQRLQAGIQTAVLAPIHNLADRLIYKQVREATGGRIRQVISGGGSLAMHLENFFEIVGVEILVGYGLTETSPVTHVRRPWRNLRGSSGLPMAGTEAKIVDPETRQTLPPMQRGLVLIRGPQVMQGYYKNPEATAKAIDPEGWFDTGDLGLVTPKNDIVLTGRAKDTIVLSNGENIEPQPIEDACLRSPYIDQIMLVGQDQRSLGALIVPNLEALQQWAVSQNLQLALPEVRQGGQGEQGGTPDSRTGGFGNPPLPTIDLNHPAIQNLFRQELTREVQDRPGYRPDDRISTYRLILEPFSIENGMLTQTLKIRRPVVMERYHDMIDGMFR from the coding sequence ATGTCGCACAACCGCCCCTCCAACTATTATTTCAACTTAACCGAGCGAGAACGCTCCAATTTAAAACGCACAGTTGATTATTCCAGCGTGCAGTCATTGCCAGAAATTTGGGCGATCGCTGTCAAAAAATTCGGCGATACCGTGGCGCTGCACGATCCCCACCTCAAACCAGAGACAACTTTCACCTACAATCAGTTGTACCAGCACATTCAAATCTTTGCCGCAGGATTGCAAGCGCTGGGGGTAGCAGCAGGCGATCGGGTGGGACTCATAGCTGATAACAGTCCGCGTTGGATGATTGCAGATCAAGGAATATTAACCGCTGGGGGAGTGGATGTCGTGCGTAGCTCCCAAGCGGAAAAACAAGAATTACTATACATCTTGGAACATAGCGGTAGTACAACCCTGGTAATAGAAGACCGCAAGACTTTAAGTAAAGTGCGCGAAGGCTTGGACAAACTACCAATTCAGTTGGTGGTGTTGCTGTCAGATGAAATTCTAGATGAAAGCGACTCGCTCAAAATTATGAATTTCTCTCAACTGATGGCGGTGGGAGAAAACCAACCACTCCAACCAGTAGCACAGAATCGGGATACCCTTGCCACCCTGATGTACACTTCTGGGACGACGGGTAAACCCAAGGGTGTCATGCTGTCTCACGGAAATTTACTGCATCAAGTTACGTCATTTGGCGCAGTCGTACAACCAGAAATTGGCGATCGCATTCTCAGTATCTTACCTGTCTGGCACTGTTACGAGCGGAGTGTCGAATATTTCCTCCTTTCTCAAGGTTGTACCCAGATATACACGAATATTCGTCACGTCAAAGCAGACTTAAAAGCATTCAAACCTCGCCTCATGGTAGGCGTTCCTCGGTTGTGGGAATCGATTTACGAAGGGGTGCAAAAACAGTTCCGCGACCAACCCGTTAAAAAACAACGTCTGATCTATTCCCTGTTGAATATCAGCCAACGTTACATAAAAGCACGGCGAATTGTTCGAGGATTAGCATTAGATAACCTCTATCCTTCTCCATTGCAACGCCTGCAAGCTGGGATTCAAACCGCAGTTTTAGCACCGATTCACAATCTTGCAGATCGTCTGATCTACAAACAGGTACGAGAAGCAACGGGAGGACGAATTAGGCAGGTGATTAGCGGTGGTGGTTCCCTTGCCATGCACCTCGAAAACTTTTTTGAAATTGTTGGTGTCGAAATTTTAGTAGGATATGGTTTAACCGAAACCTCTCCCGTGACCCACGTTCGTCGTCCTTGGCGCAATCTACGCGGTTCCTCTGGGTTGCCAATGGCAGGCACGGAAGCCAAAATCGTCGATCCTGAAACTCGCCAAACCTTACCACCGATGCAGCGCGGCTTGGTCTTGATCCGAGGACCCCAGGTGATGCAGGGTTACTACAAAAACCCAGAGGCGACAGCCAAAGCGATCGATCCTGAAGGTTGGTTCGATACTGGCGATTTAGGTCTAGTTACACCGAAAAACGACATCGTGCTGACAGGTAGGGCAAAAGATACGATTGTCTTGTCTAACGGTGAAAATATCGAACCGCAGCCAATCGAAGATGCGTGTCTGCGCAGTCCTTACATCGACCAAATTATGCTAGTCGGACAAGACCAGCGATCGCTCGGAGCCTTAATCGTCCCTAACTTAGAAGCATTGCAGCAGTGGGCAGTTTCTCAGAATTTGCAATTGGCTTTACCAGAGGTAAGACAAGGGGGACAAGGAGAACAAGGGGGAACTCCCGACTCCCGTACGGGCGGGTTTGGAAACCCACCCCTACCGACAATCGATCTCAACCACCCAGCCATCCAAAACTTATTCCGCCAAGAGTTAACGCGGGAAGTTCAAGACCGTCCAGGGTATCGTCCCGACGATCGCATCAGTACATATCGGCTGATTTTAGAGCCATTTTCAATTGAGAATGGAATGTTAACCCAAACCTTAAAAATTCGCCGACCCGTTGTCATGGAGCGCTATCACGATATGATTGACGGGATGTTTAGGTAA
- a CDS encoding YlqD family protein has product MDAANPQQMLLKRPINVKAVVTPRWKDEVQQQLQAQINAVDQQLQQLEKQGQRAIAEIQKQSIQPPGPETRQQIESIQLQVNEKKSELLEQKNQSLQNLQQVQLLEMNQEVSQFQLEGIFSVQPGDNLIAKLQVEILLRDGIVEEIRGEI; this is encoded by the coding sequence ATGGATGCCGCAAACCCTCAACAGATGTTGTTAAAGCGCCCGATCAACGTCAAAGCAGTTGTGACTCCCCGCTGGAAAGATGAAGTCCAGCAGCAGCTACAAGCACAAATTAACGCCGTTGACCAGCAATTGCAACAATTAGAAAAACAAGGACAACGGGCGATCGCCGAGATCCAAAAACAAAGCATACAGCCTCCAGGTCCAGAAACTCGCCAGCAGATCGAAAGCATTCAACTGCAAGTCAACGAGAAGAAAAGCGAACTGTTGGAGCAAAAAAACCAGAGTTTGCAGAACCTTCAGCAGGTGCAACTGCTCGAAATGAATCAAGAAGTCAGCCAATTTCAATTAGAAGGGATCTTCAGCGTCCAGCCAGGGGACAACTTGATCGCCAAACTTCAAGTTGAAATTCTGTTGCGCGACGGAATTGTAGAAGAAATTCGCGGTGAAATTTAA